In Limnochordia bacterium, a single window of DNA contains:
- the smc gene encoding chromosome segregation protein SMC, producing the protein MHLKTLELVGFKSFGKRVKMVFEPGLIAIVGPNGSGKSNIVDAIRWVLGEQSMRSLRGDQLDDVIFAGTKQERPLGMAKVELTLDNSDGELATEFSEVSVCRTVYRSGESQFMINRQSCRLRDIQELFMGTGLGKDGYGIIGQGQVDAFLAASPAERRLVLEEVAGISLFQRKKTDALRRLGQTGNTLVRVQDLLSELVRQLEPLAVESQRAQRYNELKKQLEETELQIFAFQINSLSSDMEKTRQSLATEESLTTQTEASLEEVNQRLIETRQQAASHAATYEKHQAHLYELGSFIEKNSAEISVIEERKERYLAELVACQRGSATAQDELAKLKVELAQARELQRSLEEERSKYIKQSKAIKDDKTQRYQALQETERNLDHLQKSLTDLANQEAVLHEKLKAAQINQAEKQRYLQQLEKAEEELESSLKGALALEEHWGKVLEGTQNELSETQNALLNQENSMSQLQKQLEITNDRLAKSREYLQRERARHQTLKDLQQSSYFQGVRAVLEASMHGIVGTVGDLITVPQEYETALEVALGNNIQNIVTETVEGALRAVEYLKASNNGRATFLPLEILRPERPPRLQEFPGFIGLGSDLVQLDPEYEVVIRYLLGRVMVVETLQYVKEVLGQIKGRVRFVTLDGDYVSPGGAITGGTPFKDQSGLLARRRLLEESKDIVHGAQRAVEALTREKTDMEAELAGLREQYEDLRKRRERLLLEQSEAQHQWASSQDHLARLRKNQEEKRQERFHQEELESVLSSSFDALRSKLCEVQDGYRVLLGELECGKTKERELRKEIGDLDLAFTEVAVHLAKLNERVEKCQQDSERQAKRLHGLRQRVDESATTVRGLQEQINRAEKQKNECERRGAELAEQQRTTAEWLEDVAGKRQQAADQQAQLEARIKELQQELEHRKQGVNKLHLRLNELGLRLEQAQAELQDKYGLPPEESARYLPLQEPLGRAKEQVLRLKEELRSLGSVDNSSIERYHETKKRHDFLSEQYHDLVAARSSIEKLINQIQRECDLRFMETFDQVKTEFSKTFKRLFNGGTADLVLIEEEDNSVKGLEVLVSPPGKKIQNINLLSGGERALTGIAFLMSVLQVRPTPFCILDEIDAALDEANLERFVRLVRESATKVQFLVITHRPPTMEAADILYGITMQESGVSKVVSLKMTEAAS; encoded by the coding sequence ATGCATTTAAAGACCCTGGAATTAGTCGGATTTAAATCCTTCGGGAAACGGGTGAAAATGGTCTTTGAACCGGGCCTGATCGCCATTGTGGGCCCTAACGGAAGCGGCAAAAGCAATATTGTTGATGCCATCCGCTGGGTTCTAGGCGAGCAGAGTATGCGTAGCTTGCGGGGCGATCAGCTGGATGATGTTATTTTTGCTGGTACAAAGCAGGAACGTCCCCTGGGGATGGCCAAGGTGGAGCTTACCCTAGATAATAGTGATGGCGAGCTAGCCACGGAGTTTTCCGAGGTGTCTGTCTGCCGGACTGTCTACCGCAGCGGTGAAAGCCAGTTCATGATCAACCGGCAATCCTGTCGGTTGCGGGATATCCAGGAACTGTTCATGGGTACAGGACTGGGTAAGGACGGGTATGGGATTATTGGGCAGGGTCAAGTGGATGCCTTTCTTGCTGCCAGTCCCGCGGAGCGGAGATTGGTCTTAGAAGAGGTCGCCGGAATTAGCCTGTTCCAAAGGAAAAAAACCGATGCCCTCCGTCGCTTAGGGCAAACGGGAAATACATTGGTGCGGGTCCAGGATCTGCTTAGTGAATTAGTCCGCCAACTCGAACCGCTTGCAGTAGAATCCCAAAGGGCCCAGCGCTATAATGAACTAAAGAAGCAACTTGAAGAGACCGAATTGCAGATCTTTGCTTTCCAGATTAATAGTCTTTCCAGCGATATGGAGAAAACCAGACAGAGTCTTGCCACCGAGGAGTCCTTGACTACTCAAACCGAAGCAAGCCTTGAAGAGGTCAACCAAAGGCTCATCGAGACTAGACAGCAGGCCGCAAGTCACGCCGCCACCTATGAAAAGCACCAAGCTCATCTATACGAACTAGGGTCTTTTATCGAGAAAAACTCTGCTGAAATAAGTGTGATTGAAGAGCGCAAAGAACGGTACCTAGCCGAGCTTGTAGCATGCCAGCGTGGTTCTGCCACAGCCCAAGATGAGCTTGCTAAACTAAAGGTCGAGCTGGCCCAAGCCCGAGAATTACAGCGCTCCCTGGAGGAAGAAAGAAGTAAGTACATAAAGCAGAGCAAAGCAATCAAGGATGACAAGACCCAAAGATACCAAGCGCTACAGGAAACCGAAAGAAACCTTGATCATCTGCAAAAGAGTCTGACCGATCTTGCCAATCAAGAAGCGGTGCTTCATGAGAAGCTGAAGGCGGCCCAGATTAACCAAGCGGAAAAACAAAGGTATCTCCAACAGTTAGAGAAGGCTGAGGAAGAACTGGAGTCCTCCCTAAAAGGGGCCCTAGCTTTGGAGGAACACTGGGGTAAGGTCTTGGAGGGTACACAGAATGAACTCAGCGAGACTCAGAACGCGCTGTTAAATCAGGAAAACTCCATGAGCCAGCTGCAAAAACAGCTGGAAATAACCAATGATAGATTAGCAAAGAGCCGAGAATATCTACAAAGAGAGCGCGCCCGTCATCAGACCCTAAAAGACCTACAGCAATCAAGTTATTTCCAAGGTGTACGCGCTGTGTTGGAGGCGAGTATGCACGGTATTGTTGGGACAGTGGGTGATTTGATCACTGTTCCCCAAGAGTATGAGACAGCCTTAGAAGTAGCCTTAGGTAATAACATCCAAAACATTGTCACCGAGACTGTGGAGGGAGCTCTACGGGCGGTGGAATATCTCAAAGCTAGTAATAACGGACGGGCTACTTTCCTCCCCTTGGAGATTCTCCGACCGGAAAGACCACCCCGCCTTCAGGAATTCCCAGGGTTTATTGGGCTAGGAAGTGATTTAGTCCAACTTGATCCTGAGTATGAGGTAGTAATCAGATACCTTCTAGGAAGAGTCATGGTCGTTGAAACATTACAATATGTCAAGGAAGTCTTGGGCCAAATCAAAGGACGGGTACGTTTTGTGACCCTCGATGGTGATTACGTTAGTCCCGGGGGTGCCATTACCGGAGGTACCCCGTTCAAAGACCAGTCAGGGCTTCTTGCCCGACGGCGATTGCTAGAGGAGTCCAAGGATATTGTCCATGGGGCCCAAAGGGCTGTGGAGGCGTTAACCCGGGAAAAGACCGACATGGAGGCGGAACTGGCCGGACTAAGGGAACAATACGAGGATTTACGGAAAAGGCGGGAGCGTCTTCTTCTTGAGCAAAGTGAAGCCCAGCATCAATGGGCCTCTAGCCAAGATCACCTTGCTCGATTGCGCAAGAACCAAGAGGAGAAAAGACAGGAGCGGTTCCACCAGGAAGAACTGGAGTCGGTCCTATCCTCATCCTTTGATGCACTACGCAGTAAGCTTTGTGAGGTGCAGGATGGCTACCGAGTCCTCCTCGGTGAACTAGAATGTGGTAAGACCAAGGAAAGGGAATTAAGGAAGGAAATTGGGGATCTGGATCTTGCCTTTACGGAAGTGGCGGTACATTTGGCTAAGCTAAACGAACGGGTGGAGAAATGCCAACAAGACTCCGAACGGCAAGCTAAGAGACTCCATGGCCTAAGACAGAGAGTAGATGAGAGTGCTACCACAGTCCGGGGGTTGCAGGAACAGATCAACCGCGCAGAGAAACAGAAAAACGAATGTGAGCGCCGTGGCGCCGAACTGGCAGAGCAACAGAGGACCACCGCAGAGTGGTTGGAGGATGTGGCAGGGAAGAGACAGCAGGCGGCCGACCAACAGGCCCAGTTAGAAGCAAGGATCAAGGAACTGCAACAGGAACTTGAGCACAGAAAGCAAGGTGTCAACAAACTGCATCTTAGGTTAAATGAGCTTGGCCTAAGGCTAGAGCAAGCCCAAGCTGAACTCCAAGACAAATACGGGTTACCCCCGGAGGAGTCAGCTAGGTACTTGCCCCTACAGGAGCCTTTGGGCCGGGCAAAGGAGCAGGTATTAAGGCTCAAAGAAGAGCTACGGTCCCTTGGATCTGTGGATAACAGCAGCATTGAACGCTATCATGAGACGAAGAAACGCCATGATTTCCTTTCGGAGCAGTATCACGATCTGGTGGCCGCCCGGTCTTCCATAGAGAAGCTTATCAACCAAATCCAAAGGGAATGCGATTTGCGGTTTATGGAAACCTTTGATCAGGTGAAAACCGAGTTTAGTAAGACATTCAAGAGGCTATTTAATGGGGGCACCGCTGATTTAGTGTTGATTGAGGAAGAAGATAACTCGGTTAAAGGACTTGAGGTTTTGGTTAGTCCTCCGGGTAAAAAGATTCAAAATATTAATCTACTTTCTGGGGGAGAGCGGGCGCTAACAGGAATTGCCTTCTTAATGAGTGTACTGCAGGTTCGTCCCACCCCTTTTTGCATCTTAGATGAAATTGATGCGGCTTTGGATGAGGCCAATCTAGAACGTTTCGTTCGTTTGGTGAGGGAGTCGGCGACCAAGGTACAGTTTCTAGTGATCACGCACCGGCCCCCCACCATGGAGGCTGCGGATATCCTCTATGGGATTACTATGCAGGAATCTGGTGTCTCCAAGGTTGTTTCCTTAAAAATGACTGAGGCCGCCTCGTGA
- a CDS encoding sigma-70 family RNA polymerase sigma factor — MELDSNQTVDLELVEKVQQGDKQAAEDLVTKYTGLVRHIVTRYHTPFHDWEDLCQEGFIGLLSAAKRYRPEAFQVKFSSFAYLCIRRKIYSVLKASNNNKHKLLNKALSLSDYANDDQSRTLGDLVAFDEQGPEQVVIERSTTERLRELLSIHLSALECTVTMLVLDGYTYSEISMVLDLDLKTVDNARTRSWIKLRRLIDNYGSLLSPKIPTQVRKREDLSIWTWADIP, encoded by the coding sequence ATGGAGCTTGACAGTAACCAGACGGTGGATCTCGAATTAGTGGAAAAGGTGCAACAGGGAGACAAGCAAGCTGCGGAGGACCTTGTAACCAAGTATACTGGGCTTGTCCGCCATATTGTCACTCGGTATCATACCCCTTTTCATGACTGGGAAGATCTGTGTCAGGAAGGATTCATTGGCCTGTTGAGCGCGGCCAAACGGTACAGGCCCGAGGCATTTCAGGTCAAGTTCAGTTCCTTTGCGTATCTGTGCATACGCCGAAAGATCTATAGTGTGCTTAAGGCCAGCAATAATAACAAACATAAGCTGTTGAACAAAGCACTGTCTTTATCCGATTATGCGAATGATGATCAGAGTCGAACCTTAGGTGATCTAGTGGCCTTTGATGAACAAGGTCCTGAACAAGTAGTTATCGAAAGAAGCACAACAGAAAGACTAAGGGAATTGCTGAGTATACACCTGTCGGCTTTGGAGTGTACGGTGACGATGCTAGTCCTAGATGGATATACATATAGCGAGATTAGTATGGTTTTAGATCTTGATCTTAAAACTGTAGATAATGCCCGGACCCGATCTTGGATCAAACTACGGCGTTTGATCGATAACTACGGTTCCTTGCTTAGCCCCAAGATCCCCACCCAAGTACGGAAAAGGGAGGACTTAAGTATCTGGACCTGGGCGGATATTCCTTAG